One window of Phycisphaeraceae bacterium genomic DNA carries:
- a CDS encoding carboxymuconolactone decarboxylase family protein, whose translation MREQVSKAASDVPGTFKAFISRFPELGKAHESVAQAVEKAGPLDAKTLALIKIGICIGAGLESALRSHVRRALKHGATHAEVEQAILLGMNTVGFPRAVAAWSWASEQFARGD comes from the coding sequence ATGCGTGAACAAGTTTCGAAGGCCGCAAGCGATGTCCCCGGCACGTTCAAGGCCTTCATCTCGCGATTCCCGGAGCTTGGAAAGGCGCACGAGAGCGTGGCACAGGCCGTCGAAAAGGCCGGCCCGCTCGACGCCAAGACGCTCGCCCTCATCAAGATCGGGATCTGCATCGGGGCGGGGCTTGAGTCCGCGCTGCGCAGTCACGTCCGGCGGGCGCTAAAGCACGGCGCGACACACGCAGAGGTCGAACAGGCGATTCTGCTCGGCATGAACACCGTCGGGTTCCCTCGCGCGGTTGCGGCATGGAGCTGGGCCAGCGAGCAGTTCGCCCGTGGCGATTGA
- the nrfD gene encoding polysulfide reductase NrfD, with protein MRTYLTFLIRCFRLSFVGDARYYAWMFLLTVFVLLGINAYCKQLVHGLATTGMTDQVSWGFYIANFTFLVGMAAAAVMLVIPVYIYKNRELHDLVIFGELFAVAAIVMAMLFVTVDLGRPDRFHHLLLRFNFPVSMLTWDVLVLNGYLLLNLHICGYLVYCAYRRRQPSKVFYIPFVFVAIAWAISIHTVTAFLYSGLGGRPFWNSAVVAPRFLASAFAAGPAFLILLLSVLARFTTYQVPEKAFMTLRNIVTIALSINMFLLGSEAFTEFYTDSAHGASAKYLFFGLHGRHALVPWIWSAIALNLLAMLLLYLPISRKLPVLQAACAMLIVGIWIEKGMGMIVPAFIPTPLGEIVEYLPTLNETLVTLGIWAGGLLIYTILVRVTVPVLTGRLTHDQEFSAATDMRSPGVAATPEAHS; from the coding sequence ATGAGAACCTATTTGACGTTTCTGATCCGTTGTTTCCGCCTGAGCTTCGTCGGCGATGCACGCTATTACGCCTGGATGTTCCTGCTCACAGTCTTCGTGCTGCTTGGTATCAATGCCTATTGCAAGCAGCTCGTGCACGGACTTGCAACCACCGGCATGACCGACCAGGTCTCTTGGGGCTTCTACATCGCCAACTTCACCTTCTTGGTGGGTATGGCGGCCGCGGCGGTGATGCTGGTCATCCCCGTGTACATCTACAAGAACCGCGAACTCCACGACCTTGTCATCTTCGGCGAGCTCTTCGCCGTCGCAGCGATAGTCATGGCGATGCTCTTCGTGACAGTGGACCTCGGACGCCCCGATCGGTTCCATCACTTGTTATTGCGATTCAACTTCCCGGTATCGATGCTCACCTGGGATGTCTTGGTGCTCAACGGATACCTGCTGCTCAACCTGCATATCTGCGGCTATCTCGTGTACTGCGCCTACCGCCGCCGCCAGCCAAGCAAGGTCTTCTACATCCCGTTCGTCTTCGTGGCCATCGCCTGGGCCATCAGCATCCACACCGTTACCGCGTTTCTCTACAGCGGGCTTGGCGGGCGCCCCTTCTGGAACTCTGCGGTCGTTGCACCACGGTTCTTGGCCTCGGCGTTCGCGGCGGGCCCCGCGTTCCTCATTCTGTTGCTCTCGGTGCTCGCGAGGTTCACGACCTACCAGGTTCCCGAGAAGGCCTTCATGACTCTCAGAAACATCGTGACGATCGCGCTCTCAATCAACATGTTTCTCCTCGGGTCGGAGGCGTTCACAGAGTTCTACACCGACTCGGCGCACGGGGCATCCGCGAAGTACCTGTTCTTTGGCCTGCACGGCCGCCATGCGTTGGTGCCCTGGATCTGGTCGGCGATCGCGCTCAACCTCCTGGCGATGCTGCTCCTTTACCTTCCCATCAGTCGCAAACTGCCGGTGCTCCAAGCCGCGTGCGCCATGCTCATCGTCGGCATCTGGATCGAGAAGGGGATGGGCATGATCGTGCCCGCGTTCATCCCCACGCCCCTCGGCGAGATCGTCGAGTACCTGCCCACGCTCAACGAGACTCTGGTCACCCTAGGCATCTGGGCTGGCGGGCTGCTCATTTACACGATCTTGGTGCGAGTGACCGTGCCGGTTCTGACCGGGCGATTGACGCATGACCAGGAGTTCTCAGCTGCGACAGACATGCGTTCGCCCGGCGTCGCAGCAACCCCGGAGGCTCACTCGTGA
- a CDS encoding 4Fe-4S dicluster domain-containing protein, with amino-acid sequence MSDIRIWDGPSKPPRGQEPELTRRSFLRTGAAAVGGMAALAAALSPLREMTSDDIPSFDEFLQKHYKELTPEEMELALERIRAKVEERFAVRPHLRDVKPMEGVEFVYALNLSRCIGCRKCVHACVAENNQSRSPEIQYIRVIEMPRGTLNLEKGNHHYDHPKVPDASHFYMPVQCHQCANPPCVKVCPVEATWQESDGITVIDYDWCIGCRYCEAACPYWARRFNFAKPNLPKDQLNTNMSYLSNRPREKGVMEKCHFCLHRTREGRMPACVEICPTGARKFGNVLDPHSEVSEILKTKRVFVLKEEVGTLPRFFYYFDERYPNTLDPEALEISERLRAEEGEQYGCLPGAAGPRKDFVEASKPEWWDGARA; translated from the coding sequence ATGAGCGATATTCGCATCTGGGATGGTCCTTCCAAACCGCCTCGTGGACAAGAGCCGGAACTCACAAGGCGGAGCTTCCTCCGCACGGGTGCTGCGGCGGTGGGCGGCATGGCTGCTCTTGCGGCCGCTTTGAGCCCACTGCGCGAGATGACTTCTGACGACATACCGAGCTTCGATGAGTTCCTTCAAAAGCACTACAAGGAGTTGACGCCGGAGGAGATGGAGCTGGCTCTGGAACGCATCCGTGCGAAAGTGGAAGAGCGGTTTGCGGTGCGCCCCCATCTTCGCGACGTGAAGCCGATGGAAGGCGTCGAGTTCGTCTACGCGCTCAATCTCTCGCGTTGCATCGGGTGCCGCAAGTGCGTCCACGCGTGCGTCGCCGAGAACAACCAGTCTCGCAGCCCCGAGATCCAGTACATCCGAGTGATCGAAATGCCACGGGGAACTCTGAATCTAGAGAAAGGCAACCACCACTACGACCATCCGAAGGTGCCGGACGCAAGCCACTTCTACATGCCCGTCCAATGCCACCAATGCGCCAATCCGCCCTGCGTCAAGGTGTGCCCCGTCGAGGCGACGTGGCAGGAGTCCGACGGCATCACGGTGATCGACTACGACTGGTGCATCGGATGCCGCTACTGCGAAGCGGCGTGCCCGTACTGGGCTCGTCGGTTCAACTTCGCCAAGCCCAATCTGCCCAAAGATCAGCTCAATACGAACATGAGCTACCTCTCCAATCGCCCTCGCGAGAAAGGGGTGATGGAGAAGTGCCACTTCTGCCTGCACCGGACGCGCGAAGGACGTATGCCGGCGTGCGTGGAGATCTGTCCGACCGGCGCCCGCAAGTTCGGAAACGTCCTCGACCCACATTCCGAGGTGTCAGAGATCCTCAAGACCAAGCGTGTCTTCGTTCTCAAGGAGGAAGTAGGAACACTCCCTCGGTTCTTCTACTACTTTGACGAGAGGTACCCCAACACACTGGACCCTGAGGCCCTGGAGATCTCCGAACGCCTCAGGGCCGAAGAGGGTGAGCAGTACGGATGCCTGCCCGGCGCGGCCGGCCCTCGGAAGGACTTCGTGGAGGCAAGCAAGCCCGAGTGGTGGGATGGAGCCCGGGCATGA